From Demequina lutea, a single genomic window includes:
- the serC gene encoding phosphoserine transaminase has product MTADLVIPSHLLPRDGRFGSGPSKVRDAQVRALVDANPGVLGTSHRQAPVRGLVGDVRRMIAELYNLPDGYEVLLSNGGSTFVWDAAAFGLVESKAQLAAFGEFGAKFASSVEAAPHLDTPTVHRAEPGSIVEPVFEAGVDTYGWPHNETSTGATAPVRRVAGAADALMVVDGTSAAGGIELDAREVDFYYFAPQKSFASDGGLWFALASPAALARIESIAATGRYIPPSLSLADVVTNSRAEQTINTPAIATLVMMRAQLEWMLAGGGLRAMAARSAASSSAIYAWAEASDFAVPFVTNPGHRSPVVATIDLSKEVDSARLQAVLRKHGIVDVFPYRKLGRNQLRIAVFPAVDTADVVALLQCIDWVVNHW; this is encoded by the coding sequence ATGACGGCCGACCTCGTAATACCTTCACATTTGCTGCCCCGCGACGGACGATTTGGCTCCGGTCCCTCGAAGGTGCGCGACGCACAAGTGCGCGCGCTCGTGGACGCCAACCCCGGCGTTCTTGGCACTTCTCACCGCCAGGCGCCCGTGCGCGGCTTGGTGGGCGACGTGCGGCGCATGATCGCGGAGTTGTACAACCTTCCCGACGGCTACGAGGTGCTCCTGTCGAACGGAGGTTCGACGTTCGTGTGGGACGCCGCGGCCTTCGGCCTGGTCGAGTCGAAGGCCCAACTGGCCGCATTCGGCGAATTTGGCGCCAAATTCGCGTCATCGGTCGAGGCCGCGCCGCACCTCGACACCCCCACCGTCCACCGTGCCGAACCGGGATCGATCGTCGAGCCGGTGTTCGAGGCAGGCGTCGACACCTACGGGTGGCCCCACAACGAAACCTCGACCGGGGCCACGGCCCCCGTCAGGAGAGTCGCAGGCGCCGCCGACGCGCTCATGGTGGTCGACGGCACATCCGCCGCGGGTGGCATCGAGCTCGACGCGCGCGAGGTGGACTTCTACTACTTTGCGCCCCAAAAGTCCTTCGCCTCGGACGGCGGACTGTGGTTCGCGCTGGCCTCGCCCGCAGCGCTCGCCCGCATCGAGTCGATCGCCGCGACGGGAAGGTACATTCCCCCGTCCCTGTCACTGGCCGATGTGGTCACCAATTCGCGCGCCGAGCAGACCATCAACACGCCCGCCATCGCGACGCTCGTCATGATGCGGGCACAGCTCGAGTGGATGCTCGCTGGCGGAGGACTCCGGGCGATGGCCGCACGTTCGGCCGCCTCGTCGTCGGCCATCTACGCCTGGGCCGAGGCGAGCGACTTTGCCGTGCCCTTTGTCACAAACCCTGGCCATCGGTCGCCAGTTGTTGCGACGATTGATCTGTCCAAAGAGGTCGATTCCGCGCGCCTGCAGGCGGTGTTGCGGAAGCACGGGATCGTAGACGTGTTTCCATACCGCAAACTGGGGCGCAATCAGTTGCGTATCGCGGTGTTCCCCGCCGTCGACACGGCCGATGTCGTGGCTCTCCTGCAATGTATTGATTGGGTGGTCAATCACTGGTGA
- a CDS encoding UDP-glucose dehydrogenase family protein, giving the protein MRVSVFGTGYLGATHAAGMAELGHDVVGVDIDAAKVATLARGEVPFFEPGLPELISKHVATGRLRFTTDAREAADADVHFIGVGTPQKKGESAADLRFVDAVIDGLAPLLKRPTVILGKSTVPVGTAARLAARVRELAPAGDAVDLGWNPEFLREGFGVEDTLRPDRLVLGIDKNHPGRIEEMARIVYADAIGRGTPFLVTDLATAELVKVSANAFLATKISFINAIAEICDATGADVMELADAIGYDERIGRKFLGAGLGFGGGCLPKDIRAFMARAGELGVNQALAFLHEVDAVNMRRRDHVVDMAARELGGKVVGRPIAVLGAAFKPNSDDVRDSPALDVAGRLHLMGADVRVYDPEAMKNAAAAWPTLHFADGMEDAVSGTELVIVATEWREFKNADPVRLAQVAARSVVIDGRNCLDAEAWTNAGWVYRGMGRHSQ; this is encoded by the coding sequence TTGCGAGTTTCGGTCTTTGGCACGGGCTACTTGGGGGCGACCCACGCGGCGGGGATGGCCGAGCTGGGGCACGACGTCGTGGGTGTTGACATCGACGCGGCCAAGGTGGCGACTCTTGCCCGCGGCGAGGTGCCGTTCTTCGAGCCAGGGCTTCCCGAACTCATCAGCAAGCACGTAGCGACGGGCAGGCTCCGTTTCACCACGGACGCCCGCGAGGCGGCCGATGCCGACGTGCACTTCATTGGGGTGGGCACGCCCCAGAAGAAGGGCGAGAGCGCGGCCGACCTCAGATTTGTCGATGCGGTCATCGACGGCTTGGCGCCCTTGCTGAAGCGGCCGACAGTGATCCTCGGGAAGTCCACGGTGCCCGTTGGCACTGCGGCAAGGCTTGCGGCCAGGGTGCGCGAGCTTGCGCCTGCGGGCGACGCCGTCGACCTGGGGTGGAACCCCGAGTTTCTGAGAGAGGGCTTTGGCGTCGAGGACACGTTGCGACCCGACAGGCTCGTGCTTGGAATCGACAAGAACCACCCCGGACGCATCGAGGAGATGGCTCGCATCGTGTACGCCGACGCGATCGGCCGCGGCACGCCCTTCCTCGTCACGGACCTCGCGACGGCGGAACTCGTCAAGGTGAGCGCAAACGCGTTCCTCGCAACCAAGATCTCGTTCATCAACGCGATCGCGGAAATTTGCGACGCGACGGGCGCCGATGTCATGGAACTGGCCGACGCGATCGGCTATGACGAGCGCATCGGCCGTAAGTTCCTTGGTGCGGGCCTCGGTTTTGGCGGAGGCTGCCTTCCCAAGGACATCAGGGCGTTCATGGCCAGGGCGGGGGAACTCGGGGTGAACCAGGCGCTCGCGTTCCTGCACGAGGTCGACGCCGTCAACATGCGCCGTCGCGATCACGTGGTCGACATGGCGGCACGCGAACTTGGTGGGAAGGTCGTTGGCCGCCCCATCGCGGTGCTTGGCGCCGCCTTCAAGCCCAATAGCGACGACGTGAGGGACTCTCCCGCGCTCGACGTGGCTGGCCGACTGCACCTGATGGGCGCGGATGTGAGGGTGTACGACCCCGAGGCAATGAAGAACGCCGCCGCCGCGTGGCCGACCTTGCACTTCGCGGATGGCATGGAAGACGCGGTGAGCGGAACCGAGCTCGTCATCGTGGCCACGGAGTGGCGAGAGTTCAAGAACGCGGATCCGGTGCGGCTGGCCCAGGTCGCGGCGCGCAGCGTCGTCATTGATGGCCGCAATTGTCTCGATGCCGAGGCCTGGACGAACGCGGGGTGGGTCTACCGCGGGATGGGTAGGCATTCGCAATGA
- a CDS encoding aldo/keto reductase, with the protein MRSTSVTKLGRAVGEIGMGCWQLGADWGDVSDELSQEILGAAADAGVTLFDTADVYGDGRSERAVGAFIASRADRDRFLVATKMGRRSDPHVASAYTLDAFRAWTDRSRQNLGVDTLDLIQLHCPPTEVLKNPETFDALRSLQDEGVVRAWGASVETVDEALHVLGEEGLASIQIIVNVFRRKPLEVVIGRAADAGVAILARVPLASGLLSGKYDESTTFAANDHRTYNREGAAFDVGETFSGVPFELGVRAAREVAAVVPEGWTTSQLALRWLTQSGVTAAIPGARTVEQAVTNAAVGDLPSLPDDVMAELARIYNDSIREHVHARW; encoded by the coding sequence ATGCGTTCGACATCCGTGACAAAGCTTGGCCGAGCCGTCGGCGAAATTGGTATGGGTTGCTGGCAACTCGGCGCAGACTGGGGCGACGTCAGCGACGAACTCTCTCAAGAGATCCTTGGCGCTGCTGCCGACGCGGGCGTCACGCTCTTTGACACGGCGGACGTTTATGGTGACGGCCGATCAGAGCGAGCGGTGGGAGCCTTCATTGCCTCGCGCGCCGATCGCGATCGGTTCCTTGTTGCCACCAAGATGGGTCGGCGTTCCGACCCTCACGTGGCGAGCGCGTACACGCTCGACGCGTTCAGGGCATGGACGGACCGCTCGCGACAGAACCTGGGCGTCGACACCCTTGACCTGATTCAGTTGCACTGCCCACCCACCGAGGTGCTCAAGAACCCGGAAACGTTCGACGCGCTCAGGTCGCTTCAGGACGAAGGTGTGGTTCGGGCGTGGGGAGCGTCTGTCGAGACCGTGGATGAGGCGCTTCACGTGCTCGGCGAGGAAGGTCTCGCCTCGATCCAGATCATCGTCAACGTGTTCCGCCGCAAGCCCCTCGAGGTTGTCATCGGGCGTGCCGCCGATGCGGGTGTCGCAATCCTGGCGCGAGTGCCCCTCGCATCGGGTCTGTTATCGGGCAAGTACGACGAATCGACGACCTTCGCCGCGAACGATCACCGGACCTACAACAGGGAAGGCGCAGCGTTCGACGTAGGGGAGACCTTCTCGGGCGTCCCGTTTGAGTTGGGCGTTCGTGCGGCGCGCGAAGTGGCGGCCGTGGTTCCGGAGGGGTGGACGACGTCGCAGCTCGCCTTGCGCTGGCTGACGCAGTCGGGAGTGACCGCCGCGATTCCCGGTGCGCGCACCGTGGAGCAAGCGGTGACGAACGCCGCCGTCGGAGACCTGCCGAGCCTGCCCGACGACGTCATGGCCGAACTGGCACGAATTTACAACGACTCGATTCGCGAGCACGTTCACGCGCGTTGGTAG
- the manA gene encoding mannose-6-phosphate isomerase, class I: MIALTPALQRFDWGSSQGIPDLLGFAPDGGPYAEAWWGAHPSAPSVTASGPLDAVIAADPVGALGMAVARDYGKLPYLLKVLSIARPLSIQVHPTMETARAGFAAEEDGGVAMTDPHRNYKDASHKPEMLLAVTNMTVLSGFRPEAELMRDLERLGGDDAESLRDALDSEGIAGYVLTVLTRDHADALVRLAQGLSGGSVTAQIASESLAHHVRDAGALVALAMNAVELRPGEALYTPAGTVHCYIRGDGVEIMANSDNVVRAGLTHKAINAGLLRELAVLSPGAPVVPTETIIGAARRLSTDAAEFELVVVSDGTFDAESGPRIVLAIDADARVQTERDAAILGRGDSVFVAASEGHLHIETRGVVVVASVPVPRR, from the coding sequence GTGATTGCTCTGACGCCCGCACTGCAGCGGTTCGACTGGGGCTCGAGCCAGGGCATTCCTGACCTGTTGGGTTTTGCACCCGACGGCGGGCCCTACGCCGAGGCCTGGTGGGGTGCGCACCCCTCTGCTCCCTCGGTGACGGCATCCGGACCCCTCGACGCGGTCATCGCCGCAGACCCCGTGGGTGCCCTTGGCATGGCGGTAGCCCGCGACTACGGCAAGCTCCCCTATTTGCTCAAGGTTCTCTCGATCGCGCGACCGTTGTCCATTCAGGTTCATCCGACGATGGAGACGGCGCGGGCGGGCTTCGCAGCCGAGGAGGACGGCGGCGTCGCGATGACGGACCCGCATCGCAACTACAAGGACGCTTCACACAAACCCGAGATGTTGCTCGCGGTGACAAACATGACCGTGCTGTCTGGATTCCGGCCCGAGGCGGAACTCATGCGTGACCTCGAACGGCTCGGCGGCGACGATGCGGAGTCTCTTCGCGACGCTCTCGATTCGGAGGGCATCGCGGGGTACGTTCTCACGGTGCTGACCCGTGACCACGCGGACGCGTTGGTCCGGCTAGCCCAGGGCCTTTCGGGCGGCAGCGTGACTGCGCAGATCGCATCCGAGTCCCTTGCACACCATGTCCGTGACGCCGGCGCCTTGGTCGCCCTCGCCATGAACGCCGTGGAACTGAGGCCAGGTGAGGCGCTCTACACGCCCGCTGGGACGGTCCACTGCTACATACGCGGCGATGGTGTGGAAATCATGGCCAACTCCGACAACGTGGTGCGCGCCGGGCTGACCCACAAGGCGATTAATGCTGGCCTGCTGCGCGAGCTCGCCGTGCTGTCACCAGGTGCGCCTGTGGTGCCCACCGAGACGATCATCGGCGCCGCGCGACGCCTGTCGACGGACGCTGCCGAGTTCGAACTCGTGGTCGTCAGCGACGGAACGTTCGACGCCGAATCCGGTCCGCGCATCGTCCTGGCAATCGACGCCGACGCTCGTGTGCAGACCGAGCGTGACGCCGCAATCCTCGGGCGCGGAGATTCGGTCTTTGTTGCGGCCAGCGAGGGCCACCTCCACATCGAGACACGTGGCGTTGTCGTTGTCGCGTCGGTCCCGGTGCCGCGCCGCTAG
- a CDS encoding CAP domain-containing protein, with the protein MTKRRKPDEGVEAEAERAPERRRRKRRLIWPLVLASALAASSWTIAQAATLPPLPVAEAAAHGPVADAAQAPIDAVVPTAGPVASAQPAPFGPQLEVILPPPPPPPPPASSGQRSSPQQKQAAAAALTTTQYCDGKYGATTSASTPQGLLTAANAERANFGLAPLSWSGTLAQSAQDWSNTMAGNYDPTNPGAAMGHGMVPSPGGQNVAAAWTSGSMSQATAIATAHSGWMASPGHCENILRASFTSMGAGTAEAGSGKAWYTTVDFQ; encoded by the coding sequence GTGACCAAGAGGCGCAAGCCCGACGAAGGAGTCGAGGCAGAGGCAGAACGGGCTCCCGAGCGCCGTCGCCGCAAGCGCCGCCTGATTTGGCCCCTCGTGCTCGCGAGCGCGCTCGCCGCATCATCTTGGACTATCGCGCAGGCGGCCACGCTCCCGCCTCTCCCTGTAGCCGAGGCGGCGGCCCACGGGCCCGTCGCCGATGCCGCCCAGGCACCGATCGATGCGGTGGTGCCAACCGCCGGGCCAGTGGCGTCGGCCCAGCCCGCGCCATTTGGTCCTCAGCTCGAGGTGATTCTGCCGCCACCCCCGCCGCCGCCGCCGCCCGCTTCGAGTGGCCAGCGGAGTTCCCCCCAGCAGAAGCAGGCTGCGGCCGCGGCACTGACGACGACACAGTACTGCGATGGGAAATATGGTGCGACGACTTCCGCGTCGACGCCCCAGGGGCTCTTGACGGCCGCCAACGCCGAGCGGGCCAATTTTGGACTGGCTCCGTTGTCGTGGAGCGGCACTCTCGCGCAATCGGCCCAGGACTGGTCGAACACGATGGCGGGAAACTACGACCCAACGAATCCGGGAGCGGCTATGGGGCATGGCATGGTGCCGAGCCCTGGTGGACAAAACGTCGCGGCCGCTTGGACGAGCGGATCTATGAGCCAGGCGACCGCAATCGCTACCGCTCACTCGGGATGGATGGCATCCCCTGGACACTGCGAGAACATTCTCAGGGCATCGTTCACATCGATGGGTGCGGGAACGGCTGAGGCCGGGTCAGGCAAGGCCTGGTACACCACCGTCGACTTCCAGTAG
- a CDS encoding metal-dependent transcriptional regulator — MTDLIDTTEMYLRTIFELLEDGVPPLRARIAEQLGHAGPTVSQTIARMERDGLVVVEGDRTLRLTDEGLTRATRVMRKHRLAELLLTDIIGLPLTDVHDEACRWEHVMSERVERRLVEMLGHQRRSPYGNAIPGLSELCDVHKTGAEAPPGVLSMADYVENGGTNCMLFRIGEGPQALEGFLEDVVAIGLLPGTLLRLAEVPDGVEIATERGTIVIDGDVARHLFVRTDSKVGS, encoded by the coding sequence ATGACGGACCTCATCGATACCACCGAGATGTATCTGCGGACCATCTTCGAGTTGCTCGAGGACGGTGTCCCTCCGCTGCGGGCGCGCATCGCCGAGCAGTTGGGGCATGCGGGCCCGACGGTGTCCCAGACCATTGCCAGGATGGAGAGGGACGGACTCGTGGTCGTCGAGGGCGACCGCACCCTTCGCCTCACCGACGAGGGGCTCACGAGGGCCACGCGGGTGATGCGCAAGCACCGGCTGGCGGAGTTGTTGCTGACGGACATCATCGGGCTTCCCTTGACCGACGTTCATGACGAGGCGTGCCGGTGGGAGCACGTCATGAGCGAGCGGGTTGAGCGCCGCCTCGTGGAGATGCTTGGCCACCAGAGAAGGTCGCCCTACGGCAACGCGATTCCGGGCCTGAGCGAGCTCTGCGATGTCCACAAGACCGGGGCTGAAGCCCCGCCGGGAGTGCTTTCGATGGCTGATTACGTCGAAAATGGGGGCACCAATTGCATGCTTTTTCGCATTGGAGAGGGCCCCCAGGCACTCGAAGGATTCCTCGAAGACGTCGTCGCAATTGGCCTTCTACCTGGGACTTTACTCCGCCTTGCGGAGGTGCCCGATGGCGTCGAGATCGCGACGGAGCGCGGCACCATCGTGATTGACGGGGACGTTGCGCGCCACTTGTTCGTTAGGACAGACAGCAAAGTAGGCTCCTGA
- a CDS encoding L,D-transpeptidase: protein MTPSPAPPAAPASVGTSATANSAQVTVYGAPGGAIATTLSNPQPSGAPLTFLVAAKEGAWLQVDLAQRPNGSTGWIKADAVTLHSLQYSLRASTEQNTLSLYKNATLVKTFTIATGTGGTPTPHGSFYLTELLAPTNTGYGPYAFGLSAFSDVLNSFGGGPGQIGLHGTDDAASIGRSVSHGCIRLTNPDITELANLLPLGTPISIE, encoded by the coding sequence GTGACACCGTCACCTGCGCCGCCTGCCGCCCCCGCTTCGGTCGGAACGTCGGCCACCGCAAACTCTGCGCAGGTCACTGTGTACGGCGCGCCTGGCGGAGCAATTGCCACCACCCTGAGCAACCCGCAGCCGTCGGGCGCGCCGCTCACCTTCCTCGTGGCGGCCAAAGAGGGCGCGTGGCTGCAGGTTGATCTCGCGCAGCGCCCGAACGGAAGCACCGGGTGGATCAAGGCAGACGCCGTCACCCTGCACAGCCTGCAGTACAGCCTGCGTGCATCCACCGAGCAGAACACGTTGTCGCTGTACAAGAATGCGACGCTCGTGAAGACCTTCACGATAGCAACGGGAACTGGCGGCACCCCCACCCCACACGGATCGTTCTACCTCACGGAGCTGCTCGCGCCGACCAACACCGGTTACGGCCCGTATGCGTTCGGGCTCTCAGCCTTCTCCGATGTGTTGAATAGCTTCGGCGGAGGACCCGGGCAGATCGGTTTGCACGGCACCGACGACGCGGCGAGCATCGGCCGGTCGGTGAGCCACGGCTGCATCCGCCTCACCAACCCGGACATCACCGAGCTCGCGAACCTACTGCCGCTGGGGACACCGATCTCGATCGAGTAG
- a CDS encoding C40 family peptidase: protein MAVSIGAALVVVPLSGAAAVAISGSNSPTPDAAAVAIQGTKYVSEVAQIGAPVAAKADASFQVETPALTVTVNPKPVVVYRPRVSARTVANSADVAQAIAGSSIIAEASKYVGIAYRSGGSSPSTGFDCSGFVKYVYAQFGISLPRVTGEYFGVGTRVNSPQPGDIIVTPGHVGIYAGPNLQIDSPRPGKTIQFRAIWQVNPVYIRVTG, encoded by the coding sequence ATGGCGGTCTCTATCGGGGCGGCACTTGTTGTGGTGCCCCTTTCTGGAGCGGCGGCTGTCGCGATCTCTGGCTCGAACTCGCCAACTCCAGATGCGGCGGCGGTTGCCATTCAGGGAACCAAGTACGTATCTGAGGTCGCGCAGATTGGTGCGCCTGTCGCCGCGAAAGCGGACGCCTCCTTCCAGGTAGAAACGCCTGCACTGACCGTCACGGTCAACCCCAAGCCCGTCGTCGTGTATCGTCCTCGGGTTTCCGCACGTACCGTCGCGAATAGCGCGGACGTCGCCCAGGCCATCGCGGGATCCAGCATCATCGCCGAAGCCTCCAAGTATGTTGGCATCGCCTACCGCAGTGGCGGCAGTTCGCCCTCAACGGGCTTCGACTGCTCTGGTTTTGTGAAATACGTCTACGCCCAGTTCGGCATCTCCTTGCCCCGCGTCACGGGCGAGTACTTCGGCGTCGGCACGAGGGTGAACTCCCCCCAGCCCGGAGACATCATCGTGACCCCCGGACACGTGGGCATCTATGCAGGTCCCAACCTTCAGATCGATTCTCCACGCCCGGGCAAGACCATTCAGTTCCGCGCCATCTGGCAGGTCAACCCGGTCTACATTCGCGTGACGGGCTAG
- a CDS encoding helix-turn-helix transcriptional regulator, with amino-acid sequence MASTPDDAFVNSGRRETSRLSESALVGRSSELTLIDQLLDRAQTGNGGAVLIEGAAGLGKTRLIAECEARARSRGLTVVDARAIVPERGVPFSTALQLFETPVAAAGTNSALFDGAAALAMPLFSGHYADAIETPFPLHHGLFWLTVNLTQSAPLLICVDDAQWADEGSLGFLHYLARRVNELPIVLVVAARPGSAGQRPPLLTSMIETWSHDRLHLSPLAAPDVASLVRDRLPLADSSFCDDFSEITGGNPFYVREILKTLDREALEPTDHSSLSLRDAAVESIGHASLFRLSRLGTDPILVARALAVLGDGSTLRQVAALADLDQTRAAAVADALITEELFVVGATLSFANPLIAGLVYAEIPTVQASLAHGRAARLLDNDSVGVEIVAAHLLLAAPNADSWVTEKLRQAAQRARAQGVPRVAAELLSRAKAEPPAPADLADVLAELGSAESAAGLIGGVAHLREAANLQTDPRKREVTRRELVRALSARGQQREAVQILEEAIEEGIEEPGPALLAEYFVNATFESGMRQRAIQRIHEAVRTLPLHTGPAERGLLATLAMRSGQEGAPAVDTIELARRAWSDGAILAEQGPDGPGWLMTFWALELAGDHHQALAITTAALDLGRATGSMEAVATASMFSAWTRAKLGQILDAEADLSQVDIAEDLGWRRYLVAALSRKAVLQVWRGDLQAADATLSRAAERDLGGGMETPWRLHAAGLLAMARHDNAGALQLLTEAGDWLAENLDVDYTVLNWRTDAARAALALGENDRARELIERDEALAERCGSAAHLGRVLRVRGLMVGGDEGAALLRAAVTHLESAGEAHERAEALTDLGALIRRQGSKVAARPYLFEALDYAVSNGANALAERARDELSASGVRGRPDRISGPTTLTSSERRVARLAGVGLTNTQIAQALFVTPKTVEYHLRHVYQKLEISGRKQVAAALAGPQPDGSEVVDPGVLD; translated from the coding sequence ATGGCCTCCACCCCCGATGATGCCTTCGTGAATTCTGGTCGTCGCGAAACCTCTCGTCTCTCCGAAAGTGCTCTTGTGGGTCGATCCAGCGAACTCACGCTGATCGATCAACTGCTTGATCGCGCCCAGACGGGCAACGGCGGGGCGGTGTTGATCGAAGGGGCAGCTGGGCTGGGCAAGACACGACTGATCGCGGAGTGTGAGGCTCGTGCGCGGTCGCGCGGACTGACTGTGGTCGATGCGCGCGCGATTGTCCCTGAGCGTGGAGTGCCGTTCTCTACCGCGTTACAACTCTTCGAAACCCCTGTGGCGGCTGCCGGTACGAACTCGGCCCTCTTCGATGGGGCGGCCGCTCTCGCAATGCCACTGTTCTCCGGCCACTACGCCGACGCGATCGAAACACCATTCCCGTTGCACCACGGATTGTTCTGGCTCACTGTCAATCTCACCCAATCCGCGCCGCTGCTGATCTGCGTCGACGACGCACAATGGGCCGATGAAGGGTCACTCGGCTTCTTGCACTACCTCGCCCGCCGAGTCAACGAATTACCCATCGTTTTGGTCGTCGCCGCGCGACCGGGGAGCGCGGGGCAGCGACCTCCGCTACTGACCTCGATGATCGAAACCTGGTCGCATGATCGCCTGCACTTGTCACCGCTGGCCGCCCCCGACGTAGCTTCCTTGGTACGGGACCGGCTGCCGCTCGCCGACTCGTCGTTCTGCGACGACTTCTCCGAAATCACTGGGGGCAATCCGTTTTACGTCCGGGAGATTCTCAAGACGCTGGACAGGGAGGCCCTCGAGCCGACAGACCATTCATCGCTGAGTCTGCGCGATGCCGCGGTCGAATCGATCGGCCATGCGTCCCTGTTCCGCCTTTCGCGGCTAGGCACCGACCCGATCCTGGTGGCTCGGGCGCTCGCGGTCCTCGGCGACGGGTCAACCCTCAGACAGGTTGCCGCTCTCGCTGATCTCGACCAGACTCGCGCGGCCGCGGTTGCAGATGCGCTCATCACCGAGGAGTTGTTCGTCGTCGGTGCGACGCTGTCTTTCGCCAACCCGCTGATTGCCGGGCTCGTTTATGCCGAAATACCGACCGTTCAGGCTTCGCTAGCACATGGGCGCGCAGCGCGGCTGCTCGATAACGATTCCGTCGGAGTGGAGATCGTTGCCGCCCACCTACTGCTCGCGGCGCCCAACGCAGACTCGTGGGTTACCGAGAAGTTGCGACAGGCCGCTCAGCGAGCGCGGGCTCAGGGCGTCCCGCGTGTGGCCGCCGAACTGCTCTCAAGGGCGAAAGCGGAACCCCCAGCGCCGGCTGACCTGGCGGACGTCCTCGCGGAGCTCGGTAGCGCGGAATCCGCGGCTGGTCTGATTGGTGGCGTCGCACACTTGCGAGAGGCAGCAAACCTGCAAACCGATCCACGGAAGCGAGAAGTCACGCGTCGCGAACTGGTCAGGGCACTCTCAGCTCGAGGTCAGCAACGCGAGGCCGTGCAGATTCTCGAAGAGGCCATCGAGGAAGGTATCGAGGAACCCGGGCCGGCACTTCTGGCCGAGTACTTCGTCAACGCCACCTTTGAATCGGGAATGCGACAGCGCGCAATTCAGCGCATTCACGAGGCGGTCAGAACTCTGCCATTGCACACGGGTCCGGCCGAGCGCGGACTGTTGGCGACCTTGGCGATGCGCTCCGGCCAGGAGGGTGCGCCGGCGGTCGATACTATTGAACTCGCCCGTCGCGCATGGTCCGATGGGGCCATCCTGGCCGAGCAAGGCCCCGACGGCCCGGGCTGGCTGATGACCTTCTGGGCGCTGGAACTCGCGGGCGATCATCACCAGGCGCTCGCGATCACCACGGCAGCACTGGACCTCGGGCGAGCGACCGGCTCCATGGAAGCCGTCGCGACGGCGAGCATGTTCAGCGCCTGGACGCGAGCAAAACTTGGGCAAATTCTCGATGCCGAAGCCGATCTGTCTCAGGTGGACATTGCCGAAGACCTTGGGTGGCGCCGCTACCTCGTCGCCGCGTTGTCACGCAAAGCGGTACTTCAGGTGTGGCGCGGAGATCTCCAAGCTGCCGATGCGACGTTGTCCAGAGCGGCTGAGCGTGATCTTGGAGGTGGGATGGAGACTCCTTGGCGCCTTCACGCCGCCGGGTTACTGGCAATGGCTCGGCACGATAACGCGGGTGCGCTGCAGTTACTCACCGAAGCCGGCGACTGGTTGGCTGAGAACCTCGACGTTGACTACACCGTACTGAACTGGCGGACCGATGCCGCGCGTGCCGCGCTCGCACTGGGCGAGAATGATCGAGCACGCGAGCTCATCGAACGCGATGAAGCTCTGGCTGAGCGTTGCGGCTCGGCCGCACATCTCGGCCGTGTGCTTCGAGTACGGGGGCTAATGGTCGGCGGCGATGAGGGAGCGGCGCTCCTGCGTGCGGCGGTCACACATCTGGAAAGCGCGGGAGAGGCTCATGAGCGCGCCGAAGCACTGACGGACCTCGGTGCGCTGATTCGCCGACAAGGCTCGAAGGTCGCCGCTCGCCCGTATCTATTTGAGGCGTTGGACTACGCGGTGAGCAACGGAGCCAATGCGCTGGCGGAGCGCGCTCGAGATGAGCTTTCTGCCAGCGGAGTACGTGGGCGGCCCGACCGCATTTCGGGGCCGACGACACTCACCTCAAGCGAGCGCAGAGTCGCGAGGCTGGCGGGGGTCGGCTTGACCAACACTCAGATTGCGCAGGCGCTTTTCGTCACGCCCAAGACGGTGGAGTACCACCTCCGGCACGTGTACCAAAAGCTTGAGATCTCTGGCCGAAAGCAGGTGGCGGCCGCCCTCGCTGGCCCGCAACCGGATGGATCTGAAGTAGTCGATCCCGGCGTTCTCGACTAG